Proteins from a genomic interval of Halomonas alkaliantarctica:
- a CDS encoding flavodoxin family protein, translating into MKSEFKKQLLIIAHAPSANTRLLRDAAFQGASHPDLEQVHCVVKAPLEAGPEDALACDAILLGTTENLGYMSGALKDFFDRSYYPVIEKKQGLPCALYIRAGHDGTGTQRAVESIVTGLRWRWVQPPLILRGEWQPLFTDQVEELSMTLAFSVESGIV; encoded by the coding sequence ATGAAATCTGAGTTCAAAAAACAGCTATTAATTATTGCCCATGCCCCATCGGCGAATACCCGCTTATTGCGTGATGCAGCATTTCAAGGTGCTAGTCATCCTGATCTTGAGCAGGTGCACTGCGTGGTAAAAGCGCCCTTGGAAGCTGGCCCCGAAGATGCGCTTGCCTGCGATGCGATTCTGCTCGGCACCACGGAAAACCTCGGTTATATGAGCGGCGCGCTCAAGGACTTTTTTGATCGCAGCTACTATCCTGTCATTGAAAAAAAACAGGGATTGCCCTGCGCGCTCTATATTCGCGCAGGGCACGATGGCACTGGCACCCAGCGCGCAGTGGAAAGCATTGTCACTGGATTACGCTGGCGCTGGGTACAGCCACCGCTCATTTTGCGTGGCGAATGGCAGCCTTTATTTACAGATCAGGTAGAAGAACTCAGCATGACGCTAGCGTTTAGTGTTGAGAGTGGCATTGTCTGA
- a CDS encoding histone deacetylase family protein, producing the protein MHKVIAFYDDRVLAHEPNIDADFLPQRIDKRIRHLLAGLPVPWKYPEHPGRLKAIQHLLEKAPIAGLHIEGGKAATHEQLARVHTTSYLSDIFSLRGKNAWLDVDTTAVSPGSVDAAEVAAGTAIAAVEAVIDKRAKSAFALVRPPGHHAEPVRARGFCLFNNVAVAAAHARSALGCERVLIVDWDAHHGNGTQDIFWAEPDVMFFDIHRAAPFYPGSGHLEEVGAGLAEGTTINVPLPAGAGDEAYLKAFRDILAPAAAWFKPDIILVSAGFDPHWHDLALNVSYEGFGALTGFMQQLAEQHCDGRLVFVLEGGYNLESLANGTRAVLAVLAGNAVPEPDTCGIAEVQAAADFHRTAFQSE; encoded by the coding sequence ATGCATAAAGTCATTGCTTTCTATGATGATCGAGTGCTCGCTCACGAGCCCAACATTGACGCCGACTTTCTACCTCAACGGATCGACAAGCGCATTCGTCACCTACTTGCGGGGCTCCCGGTGCCATGGAAGTACCCTGAACATCCAGGCCGCTTGAAAGCCATTCAGCATCTGCTTGAGAAAGCGCCCATTGCGGGCCTGCACATTGAAGGTGGCAAAGCAGCCACTCATGAACAACTCGCCAGAGTGCATACCACTTCCTATCTAAGCGATATTTTTAGCCTACGCGGGAAAAATGCCTGGCTGGATGTGGATACCACGGCAGTCTCACCGGGTAGCGTAGATGCCGCCGAAGTCGCCGCTGGAACGGCCATTGCCGCAGTAGAAGCGGTGATTGATAAGCGCGCTAAAAGCGCCTTTGCCCTTGTACGCCCGCCTGGGCACCACGCAGAGCCCGTCCGCGCCCGCGGCTTTTGTTTATTCAACAATGTGGCGGTCGCAGCGGCTCATGCGCGCAGCGCGCTGGGCTGTGAAAGAGTGCTGATTGTTGATTGGGATGCCCATCACGGCAACGGCACTCAGGATATTTTCTGGGCAGAACCCGACGTGATGTTTTTCGATATTCACCGCGCAGCTCCCTTCTATCCCGGTTCTGGCCATCTGGAAGAGGTGGGCGCCGGTTTAGCTGAAGGCACCACCATTAATGTTCCGTTACCGGCTGGCGCTGGCGATGAGGCCTACCTCAAAGCGTTTCGCGATATTCTCGCCCCAGCCGCAGCGTGGTTTAAGCCCGACATTATTTTGGTATCAGCGGGCTTTGACCCTCACTGGCACGATTTAGCCTTAAACGTTTCCTATGAAGGGTTTGGCGCCCTGACCGGCTTCATGCAACAGCTCGCTGAACAGCACTGCGATGGACGTTTGGTCTTCGTATTAGAGGGCGGTTACAACTTGGAGTCACTGGCCAACGGCACCCGAGCGGTGCTCGCAGTACTGGCTGGCAATGCCGTACCTGAACCCGATACCTGCGGCATTGCGGAAGTTCAAGCCGCCGCGGATTTCCACCGCACGGCTTTTCAATCCGAGTAG
- the fadA gene encoding acetyl-CoA C-acyltransferase FadA, translated as MSLNPRDIVVVDGVRTAMAKAKNGAFRNVRAENLSAAAMQALFTRNPNLDPSEVDDVIWGCVNQTLEQSMNIARNAAIMTGIPRSVPAQTVNRLCGSSMTALHIAAANIKAGMGDFFIIGGVEHMEHVPMAHGVDVNPAASKYAAKAAMMMGLTAELLGKMHGVSREEQDKFGVRSHQRAQAAMEKGYFDNEIIGVEGHDQRGFRVMVQRDEVIRGDSTLESMANLKPVFDPRNGTVTAGTSSALSVGASAMAVMSYERAQALGLEPIARVLSTGVAGCDASIMGYGPVPASKKALKIAGLSAADIQTVELNEAFAAQGIPVLKDLGFLDAMDEKVNLNGGAIALGHPLGCSGSRICTTLLNVMQQRDTTLGLATMCIGMGQGVATVFERLK; from the coding sequence ATGAGTTTGAATCCGAGAGATATTGTGGTGGTTGACGGTGTCCGTACCGCCATGGCTAAAGCCAAAAATGGTGCTTTTCGCAACGTGCGCGCTGAAAATCTTTCTGCTGCTGCCATGCAGGCACTATTTACCCGTAATCCTAATCTAGATCCTTCTGAAGTGGATGACGTGATCTGGGGCTGTGTGAACCAGACCCTCGAGCAGTCGATGAACATTGCTCGCAATGCGGCGATTATGACCGGCATTCCGCGCTCGGTGCCTGCACAAACCGTTAACCGTTTGTGTGGTTCTTCGATGACGGCGCTGCATATTGCCGCTGCCAATATCAAAGCGGGTATGGGCGACTTCTTCATCATCGGCGGCGTTGAGCACATGGAGCACGTACCCATGGCTCACGGCGTTGATGTTAACCCGGCTGCCAGCAAATACGCTGCCAAAGCGGCGATGATGATGGGTCTGACCGCCGAGCTGCTGGGTAAAATGCACGGCGTTTCCCGGGAAGAGCAGGATAAGTTCGGCGTGCGCTCCCACCAGCGCGCCCAGGCGGCGATGGAGAAGGGCTACTTCGATAACGAAATCATCGGCGTTGAAGGTCACGATCAACGCGGTTTTAGAGTGATGGTTCAGCGCGATGAAGTGATACGCGGAGACTCCACGCTGGAGTCTATGGCGAATCTGAAGCCGGTATTTGATCCGCGTAACGGTACCGTAACTGCGGGTACTTCTTCGGCGCTTTCCGTGGGTGCCTCGGCCATGGCCGTCATGAGCTACGAGCGCGCTCAAGCCCTGGGCTTAGAGCCCATCGCGCGAGTACTGTCGACCGGTGTGGCAGGCTGTGATGCGTCGATCATGGGTTATGGCCCGGTGCCCGCGTCGAAGAAAGCGCTGAAAATCGCTGGCCTTTCCGCGGCGGATATTCAAACCGTTGAGCTCAACGAAGCCTTCGCCGCTCAGGGTATTCCAGTGCTGAAAGATCTCGGCTTTCTTGATGCGATGGACGAGAAGGTTAACCTCAACGGTGGTGCAATTGCACTGGGCCACCCATTGGGCTGCTCAGGCTCGCGTATTTGCACCACGCTGTTGAACGTTATGCAGCAGCGCGATACCACGCTAGGCTTGGCGACCATGTGTATTGGCATGGGGCAGGGTGTTGCGACGGTGTTTGAGCGTCTGAAATAA
- the fadB gene encoding fatty acid oxidation complex subunit alpha FadB, translating into MIYQGNAITVTRRDTPSGNDIAMLTFDLKDESVNKLSSAVVAELGEAVKAVQAENGLKGLAIASGKDVFIVGADITEFHSLFDKGEEYLVEMNLKVHDIFNAIEDLPFPTVTAINGLALGGGCEVLLTTDFRVMAEKAKIGLPETKLGILPGWGGCVRLPRIIGADNAIEWIAGGTENRADAALKVGAVDAVVTAEQLEEAALDILDRANAGELDYRARRDEKTSPLKLNPIEQMMAFETAKGFVAGKAGPHYPAPVEAIKVIQKGAGEERGRAQAIEAKAFAKLALSSVAFNLVGLFLNDQVVKKKASKYEKQAQPVKQTAVLGAGIMGGGIAYQSASKGTPILMKDIKDDAIELGLKEARKLFAKQVERKKLTTEQMAEKLTNIRPTLSYGDFGNVDLVVEAVVENPKVKDAVLTEVEGMVSENTILTSNTSTISINRLAQNLKRPENFCGMHFFNPVHRMPLVEVIRGEKTSDAAVAATVAYARAMGKTPIVVNDCPGFLVNRVLFPYFGGFSFLVEQGADFQHVDKVMEKFGWPMGPAYLLDVVGLDTAVHANEVMAEGFPDRMARDGKTAIQVMYDNDRLGQKNDKGFYAYEEDKKGKPKKVTDEAAYALVKEVVKEQKEFSDEDIIARMMVPLCLETVRCLEDGIVATPAEADMALIYGIGFPPFRGGALRYIDAMGVAAFVKLAEGLAEELGPLYAPTDKLRQMAQNNEHFYSNAASVNQV; encoded by the coding sequence ATGATCTATCAAGGCAACGCCATCACGGTGACACGTCGTGACACCCCGAGTGGCAATGACATCGCAATGCTCACTTTCGATCTGAAAGATGAGTCCGTCAACAAGCTTTCCAGCGCCGTAGTTGCGGAGCTGGGCGAGGCTGTAAAAGCTGTTCAAGCTGAAAATGGCTTAAAGGGTTTAGCCATTGCTAGCGGCAAAGATGTGTTTATTGTGGGCGCCGATATCACCGAGTTTCACAGCCTATTTGATAAAGGCGAAGAGTACCTGGTCGAGATGAATCTCAAGGTACACGATATTTTTAATGCTATTGAAGACCTGCCGTTTCCCACGGTAACCGCGATCAATGGTTTGGCGTTGGGTGGCGGTTGCGAAGTATTGCTGACCACCGATTTTCGCGTAATGGCTGAAAAAGCCAAGATCGGCCTGCCAGAAACCAAGCTTGGCATCTTGCCCGGCTGGGGCGGCTGCGTACGTCTGCCACGTATTATCGGCGCCGATAACGCCATTGAGTGGATTGCCGGTGGCACCGAAAACCGTGCTGATGCAGCGCTAAAAGTAGGCGCCGTCGATGCGGTGGTAACAGCCGAACAGTTGGAAGAGGCCGCGCTGGATATTCTTGACCGTGCCAACGCCGGTGAACTGGATTACCGGGCCCGTCGTGATGAAAAGACCAGCCCGCTGAAGCTCAACCCGATTGAGCAGATGATGGCATTTGAAACTGCCAAAGGCTTTGTTGCCGGTAAAGCTGGCCCGCATTATCCAGCGCCGGTAGAAGCGATCAAAGTGATTCAAAAAGGCGCTGGCGAAGAGCGCGGCCGTGCCCAGGCGATTGAGGCCAAAGCCTTCGCCAAGCTGGCGCTAAGCAGCGTGGCATTTAACTTGGTTGGCCTGTTCTTAAACGACCAGGTGGTCAAGAAAAAAGCCAGCAAGTATGAGAAACAGGCGCAGCCGGTGAAACAAACCGCCGTGTTGGGTGCGGGCATTATGGGCGGTGGTATCGCTTATCAGAGCGCCTCTAAAGGCACGCCGATCCTGATGAAAGATATCAAGGACGACGCCATCGAGCTGGGCCTAAAAGAAGCTCGTAAGCTTTTTGCCAAACAGGTCGAGCGCAAAAAGCTGACCACCGAGCAGATGGCAGAGAAGCTGACCAATATTCGTCCCACGCTCTCTTACGGTGATTTTGGCAACGTCGATCTCGTCGTCGAAGCGGTGGTTGAAAACCCCAAAGTCAAAGATGCCGTACTCACCGAAGTGGAAGGTATGGTGAGCGAAAACACCATTCTCACCTCTAACACTTCGACGATTTCCATCAACCGCTTGGCGCAAAACCTAAAGCGGCCTGAAAACTTCTGCGGTATGCACTTCTTTAACCCCGTGCACCGCATGCCGCTAGTAGAAGTCATTCGTGGCGAGAAAACCTCCGATGCCGCCGTTGCCGCTACTGTGGCCTACGCACGAGCAATGGGCAAAACGCCGATTGTGGTTAACGACTGCCCAGGCTTCTTGGTCAACCGGGTACTCTTCCCTTACTTTGGTGGCTTTAGCTTCTTGGTTGAGCAGGGCGCTGATTTCCAGCACGTTGATAAAGTCATGGAGAAGTTCGGCTGGCCCATGGGCCCGGCCTACTTGCTGGATGTGGTCGGCCTGGATACCGCTGTTCACGCCAATGAAGTAATGGCTGAAGGCTTCCCAGATCGCATGGCTCGCGACGGTAAAACCGCCATTCAGGTCATGTACGACAATGACCGTTTAGGCCAGAAGAACGACAAGGGCTTCTACGCCTACGAAGAAGACAAAAAGGGTAAGCCGAAAAAAGTCACCGACGAAGCGGCTTACGCTTTAGTCAAAGAAGTGGTTAAAGAGCAAAAAGAGTTTTCCGACGAGGACATCATTGCTCGCATGATGGTGCCGCTCTGCTTGGAAACCGTACGCTGCCTGGAAGACGGCATTGTGGCGACGCCAGCTGAAGCTGATATGGCACTCATTTACGGTATAGGCTTCCCGCCGTTCCGCGGCGGTGCATTACGCTACATCGATGCCATGGGCGTGGCGGCGTTTGTGAAGCTGGCTGAAGGGCTAGCCGAAGAGCTGGGCCCGCTTTACGCGCCTACCGACAAGCTGCGACAGATGGCTCAAAACAATGAGCATTTCTATTCTAACGCAGCGTCTGTTAACCAAGTTTAA
- a CDS encoding DUF5924 family protein, which yields MGTLLTPSRIEAVQRRIESIVERLKPWSWMWPPMAFTAGLGSFFLVDRQQWLGAALALGLLFAWTLLLSESLISRWLSRRGHPTPPKGVTHFIAQMIHQETLFFTLPFILVTTVWNSGQTLFALLVIGMALLSIIDPLYFKVADRWRSIYFIFHALCVFLVLLVTLPIMVHLTTGQSLLLALGITILVALPSFWHLLKERSLKRWCAFFGLTLLLAYGAWLGRIWVPPASLWMTSSALSPAFDVEQRQPQGSMALTPQAISENGLYVYTAIRAPRGLSETITHAWHHNGEPMDVVELNIDGGREEGYRAWSHKQNFPEDPSGDWRIDIMTGSGQRLGLIRFEVSSDSQQASLADGEIRASGLSGLNLRRFVPGRPNDEEARPED from the coding sequence ATGGGCACACTGCTCACGCCATCACGTATTGAGGCCGTTCAGCGGCGTATTGAAAGCATTGTCGAACGGCTAAAACCGTGGAGCTGGATGTGGCCGCCCATGGCGTTCACTGCAGGTTTAGGCAGCTTCTTTCTGGTCGATCGCCAGCAGTGGCTCGGCGCAGCACTGGCGCTGGGGTTACTGTTCGCCTGGACGCTCCTGCTCTCTGAAAGTTTAATCAGTCGCTGGTTGTCACGACGCGGGCATCCCACTCCGCCGAAGGGCGTAACCCACTTTATTGCACAAATGATTCACCAGGAGACGCTTTTCTTCACACTGCCGTTTATTTTAGTCACTACTGTGTGGAATAGCGGGCAAACGCTATTTGCGCTTCTGGTGATCGGCATGGCGCTGCTGTCAATTATCGATCCTCTCTACTTCAAAGTTGCCGATCGCTGGCGGAGTATCTACTTCATCTTCCACGCCCTGTGCGTCTTTCTTGTCCTGCTGGTGACGCTCCCCATCATGGTACACCTCACTACCGGCCAGAGTTTGCTGCTGGCCCTGGGAATCACCATTCTGGTGGCTTTGCCAAGCTTTTGGCACTTACTTAAGGAACGCTCGCTCAAACGCTGGTGCGCTTTTTTTGGTTTAACGCTATTACTCGCCTACGGCGCTTGGCTAGGGCGCATCTGGGTGCCGCCCGCCAGTCTATGGATGACCAGTAGCGCACTGTCGCCTGCGTTTGATGTTGAACAACGCCAGCCTCAGGGCTCGATGGCGCTAACACCGCAAGCGATTAGCGAAAATGGCCTTTATGTTTACACCGCTATTCGGGCACCGAGAGGGTTAAGTGAAACCATTACTCATGCTTGGCATCATAATGGTGAGCCAATGGACGTTGTGGAACTCAATATCGACGGCGGACGCGAGGAGGGTTACCGCGCGTGGAGTCACAAACAAAATTTCCCTGAAGACCCTAGCGGGGATTGGCGCATCGATATCATGACGGGGAGTGGACAACGGCTAGGACTGATTCGTTTTGAGGTATCGAGCGACAGCCAGCAGGCTTCCCTGGCGGATGGAGAGATACGCGCCAGCGGTCTAAGTGGATTAAACTTACGACGATTCGTGCCTGGCCGCCCTAATGATGAAGAAGCGCGACCGGAAGATTGA
- the slyA gene encoding transcriptional regulator SlyA, with translation MASTIGFRIARLPHLWRSILDRRLAPLGLTQTRWVTLYHLWRLGEGHPQCDLARAIGVEAPSLVRTLGQLEEQGLVERRACDNDRRSKRIYLTPAAMPLLEQIDNVAQQARKEMFAGLSEENLEQLNDWLAVIESNGLAIQARDQDSPAS, from the coding sequence ATGGCATCAACGATTGGATTTCGCATCGCACGCTTGCCCCACTTGTGGCGCTCCATCCTGGATCGACGCCTCGCGCCTTTGGGTTTAACCCAAACACGCTGGGTGACGCTGTACCATCTATGGCGTCTGGGCGAGGGCCATCCCCAGTGCGATCTAGCCCGTGCGATTGGCGTAGAAGCACCCTCTTTGGTGCGCACTCTAGGACAGCTCGAAGAGCAAGGCTTAGTTGAGCGCCGTGCCTGCGACAATGATCGTCGCAGCAAGCGGATTTATCTTACCCCCGCCGCTATGCCACTGTTGGAACAGATCGACAACGTTGCGCAACAAGCGCGCAAAGAGATGTTCGCTGGTTTAAGCGAGGAGAACCTCGAACAACTCAACGACTGGCTGGCAGTGATTGAATCAAATGGCTTGGCGATACAAGCACGGGATCAGGATAGCCCGGCATCTTGA
- a CDS encoding preprotein translocase subunit YajC, translating into MEWLIIVCIMLFVIAPVMWLKPSPRQRRQQALRSQIAKQGVSIKLEKPPLHHFKGTMPAYRWHYTQEGPGPDFLLVRDSNASEALTPFHAGWRWRIAPLRPLPDAATAALKTLLERLPQDALVVQSTPYALTLWWWESQTAERFATYLPEFQQLREALRGHADQPFSQPLKGTEQASSTANGQDAGLS; encoded by the coding sequence ATGGAATGGTTAATTATCGTGTGTATTATGCTATTTGTGATTGCGCCGGTGATGTGGCTAAAGCCCAGCCCGCGCCAAAGACGCCAGCAGGCGCTGCGCTCGCAAATTGCTAAACAGGGCGTCAGCATCAAACTGGAAAAGCCGCCACTACACCATTTTAAAGGCACCATGCCAGCTTATCGCTGGCACTATACCCAGGAAGGGCCGGGCCCGGATTTTCTATTGGTTAGAGACAGCAATGCCAGTGAGGCATTAACGCCATTCCATGCTGGCTGGCGCTGGCGGATTGCCCCCTTGCGGCCTTTACCTGATGCTGCCACCGCAGCGTTAAAAACACTACTTGAACGCTTACCGCAAGACGCCTTGGTGGTGCAGTCAACTCCCTATGCCCTGACGCTTTGGTGGTGGGAGTCGCAAACCGCAGAGCGATTCGCAACCTATCTACCCGAATTTCAGCAACTGCGGGAGGCACTACGTGGCCATGCTGACCAGCCTTTCAGTCAGCCGTTAAAGGGCACTGAACAGGCGTCGTCCACCGCTAACGGTCAAGATGCCGGGCTATCCTGA
- a CDS encoding universal stress protein: MSYHHILVAVDLTKDSHKILERAVAIAERNDQAKISIMHTLEPLGFAYGGDIPMDLTSIQDQLDEHAKKRLAEIAAPHIAEADQHVVVGMPDTEIHRFAEEHDVDLIVVGSHGRHGFALLLGSTSTGVLHGAQCDVLAVRVGNKGEKSDE; the protein is encoded by the coding sequence ATGAGCTATCACCACATTTTAGTTGCCGTTGACTTAACCAAAGATTCCCACAAGATTCTGGAACGGGCCGTTGCGATCGCCGAACGCAACGATCAAGCGAAAATTTCCATCATGCATACCCTGGAACCGCTTGGGTTCGCCTACGGTGGCGATATACCCATGGACTTGACCAGCATCCAGGACCAACTGGATGAACACGCCAAAAAACGCTTAGCCGAAATAGCCGCCCCGCATATTGCCGAGGCTGACCAGCATGTTGTGGTAGGCATGCCCGACACCGAGATCCACCGTTTTGCCGAAGAGCACGACGTGGACTTGATAGTAGTGGGCTCCCACGGCCGCCACGGCTTCGCCCTGCTGCTTGGCTCAACCTCTACCGGCGTGCTGCACGGTGCCCAGTGCGATGTCCTCGCGGTACGCGTGGGCAATAAAGGCGAAAAAAGCGACGAGTAA